One segment of Paenibacillus rhizovicinus DNA contains the following:
- a CDS encoding Asp23/Gls24 family envelope stress response protein: protein MTEELQTGIIRISDDVVATIAGLAALETPGIAAMSGGISEGLAKRLSGKNAQKGVSVEVGQLEAAIDLRIIVKYGIPIQEVCRQLQENVRETVATMTGLHVVEVNIKVEGVAFKEEETASEEIARLK, encoded by the coding sequence ATGACAGAAGAACTTCAAACCGGCATCATTCGTATTTCAGACGACGTAGTCGCCACCATCGCAGGCTTGGCTGCGCTAGAAACTCCTGGGATTGCTGCTATGTCCGGGGGGATATCAGAAGGTCTTGCGAAACGTCTCAGCGGCAAGAATGCGCAGAAGGGCGTTTCCGTCGAGGTAGGTCAGCTCGAAGCGGCAATCGATCTGCGGATCATCGTGAAATACGGTATTCCGATTCAGGAAGTGTGCAGGCAGTTGCAGGAGAACGTGCGTGAAACGGTTGCTACGATGACCGGACTGCACGTCGTGGAAGTCAACATCAAGGTTGAAGGCGTTGCCTTCAAAGAAGAAGAGACGGCATCCGAGGAAATCGCGCGTCTTAAATAA
- the ftsW gene encoding putative lipid II flippase FtsW, protein MKPKTNGLRGRPDFLLLVLTLLLVGFGLIMVFSASSNTAAISKSNNFDALYFTKRQLEFAVLGTFSMFVVMNIPYTAFKKGFIVYFFPVLIMLILVPFIGKNLNGARSWFGIGSLGIQPTEFAKLGLVLYLGSLIAKKGEKFRDFKRGLIPVFLIIAVICGLIMMQPDLGACIVIAGASLIVIVAGGANLKQLFLSSIIIGSIVAALVSISMLHDPDSWTYRINRFTAFMDPTSDMQNTTYHLSRSLEALGHGGITGAGFGHSIQKLDYMPYPYSDFIFSVIGEEFGFIGSLLFLLFYLFFIWRGMIVALRCPDTYGTIVGVGIVGLIAVQAIVNIGGVTGAMPLTGVTLPFISHGGSSLIVCLLGMGILLSISREYNRPEKTSARPRTNTK, encoded by the coding sequence ATGAAACCAAAGACGAACGGCCTGCGCGGCAGGCCGGATTTCTTGCTTCTCGTGCTCACGCTCCTGTTGGTCGGGTTCGGGCTGATTATGGTTTTCAGCGCGAGCTCCAACACGGCGGCCATCTCCAAGAGCAACAATTTCGACGCCCTTTACTTTACGAAGCGCCAGCTGGAGTTCGCGGTGCTGGGCACGTTCAGCATGTTCGTGGTCATGAACATCCCCTATACGGCGTTTAAGAAAGGTTTCATCGTCTACTTCTTCCCCGTATTGATCATGCTCATCCTCGTTCCGTTTATCGGCAAGAACTTAAACGGCGCACGCAGCTGGTTCGGCATCGGCTCGCTCGGCATTCAGCCTACTGAGTTCGCAAAGCTGGGCCTTGTCCTTTATTTGGGCTCCTTGATTGCCAAGAAAGGCGAGAAGTTTCGAGATTTCAAGAGAGGACTTATTCCGGTCTTCCTTATAATCGCGGTCATTTGCGGACTTATCATGATGCAGCCCGACCTCGGGGCATGTATCGTAATCGCCGGCGCTTCGCTCATCGTCATCGTTGCCGGCGGAGCAAACTTGAAACAGCTGTTCTTGTCCAGCATTATTATCGGTTCGATTGTGGCAGCGCTTGTCAGCATTTCGATGCTTCATGATCCAGACAGCTGGACTTACCGCATCAACCGGTTCACGGCCTTCATGGATCCGACATCTGACATGCAGAACACGACCTACCATCTCTCGCGCTCGCTCGAAGCATTGGGGCATGGGGGAATTACCGGAGCCGGCTTCGGCCATAGCATACAGAAGCTGGATTACATGCCTTATCCATATAGCGACTTTATCTTCTCCGTCATCGGCGAAGAGTTCGGATTTATCGGCAGCTTGCTGTTCCTGCTCTTTTATCTGTTCTTTATATGGCGCGGAATGATTGTCGCGCTTCGATGCCCCGATACCTACGGTACGATCGTCGGTGTCGGCATCGTCGGGCTGATCGCCGTCCAAGCCATCGTCAATATCGGCGGCGTAACTGGTGCGATGCCGCTAACCGGCGTCACGCTTCCTTTCATCAGCCACGGCGGCTCCTCGCTCATCGTATGCTTGCTTGGCATGGGCATTCTGCTCAGCATATCTCGCGAGTACAATCGTCCGGAGAAGACTTCTGCGAGACCCAGAACCAACACTAAATAA
- a CDS encoding YugN family protein — MIIENTGLNGMSSELAHLDESSEKLGFVRWQWEYYRATYDLKLEDRTNGEDYYLRFNVRAIEGKLESAHAVLQVESVYIGRATFPHGLDYESPIPQPILNAATQRLQELKKLLA, encoded by the coding sequence ATGATTATTGAGAATACAGGCTTGAACGGCATGAGCAGCGAACTCGCGCATCTTGACGAGTCCTCGGAGAAGCTCGGCTTCGTTCGCTGGCAATGGGAATATTACCGCGCAACGTACGATTTAAAGCTGGAAGACCGTACAAACGGAGAGGATTACTACTTGCGCTTCAACGTCCGCGCGATTGAAGGCAAGCTGGAGTCCGCACACGCCGTGCTTCAAGTGGAATCCGTCTATATCGGACGAGCTACTTTCCCGCACGGTCTCGATTACGAGTCGCCAATCCCGCAGCCGATTCTGAACGCTGCGACGCAGCGCTTGCAAGAATTGAAGAAGCTGCTAGCCTAA
- a CDS encoding M20 family metallopeptidase has protein sequence MNLIAKLDAQLQTAYPEMVAWRRYLHQHPELSFQEKETSRWIAARLREIGCEVKEGIGGYGIVASVRGEKPGPAIALRTDFDALPIQDEKKTDYISTVPGVMHACGHDAHTATMLAIAAFYQANKDQFAGERRFLFQPAEEVSPGGAIGMINDGAIDGIDAVYGVHLWTPFPYGTVATRSGPFMAAPDEIYIDITGKGGHGALPHETVDAVLVGSALVQALQTIVSRSVNPLDPSVVTIGSFHAGSTANVIAERCRLVGTVRTFSEDVRAFVRGRLEAIVSHTASMYGAQASLEYRDGYPTVVNDAKEAERFFKVAVEAFDAESVKESTLIMAGEDFAYYLREVPGCFMFVGAGNPECGATFPHHHPRFDIDERAMLKSAKLMVAMAEDFAAEALSGESEG, from the coding sequence GTGAACTTGATTGCAAAGCTAGATGCACAGCTGCAAACTGCTTATCCGGAGATGGTGGCCTGGCGCCGATATTTGCATCAGCATCCGGAGTTGTCATTTCAAGAGAAGGAAACGTCCCGATGGATTGCCGCGAGGCTGAGGGAAATCGGCTGCGAGGTAAAGGAAGGCATCGGGGGCTATGGAATAGTCGCTTCCGTGCGAGGAGAGAAACCCGGTCCGGCAATCGCGCTTCGGACAGACTTCGACGCTTTGCCGATTCAAGACGAGAAGAAGACCGATTACATCTCAACAGTGCCTGGCGTCATGCATGCATGCGGGCATGACGCGCATACCGCAACGATGCTTGCGATCGCGGCTTTCTACCAGGCGAACAAGGACCAATTCGCCGGCGAACGCCGGTTCCTCTTCCAGCCGGCCGAAGAAGTGTCTCCCGGCGGTGCGATCGGGATGATCAACGATGGTGCGATCGACGGAATCGATGCCGTCTACGGCGTGCATTTGTGGACGCCGTTTCCATACGGCACCGTAGCTACGCGATCTGGCCCGTTCATGGCCGCGCCGGATGAGATTTACATCGATATCACGGGAAAAGGCGGACACGGAGCTCTGCCGCATGAAACGGTCGACGCGGTGCTTGTCGGATCCGCATTGGTACAGGCGCTGCAGACGATCGTAAGCCGCAGCGTGAATCCGCTCGATCCTTCAGTCGTGACGATCGGTTCCTTCCACGCAGGCTCGACGGCAAACGTGATCGCGGAACGCTGCCGGCTGGTCGGCACGGTTCGGACGTTCTCCGAAGACGTGCGCGCATTCGTCCGAGGCCGCTTGGAAGCGATCGTCAGCCACACGGCTTCCATGTACGGCGCGCAAGCTTCGCTGGAGTACCGCGACGGCTATCCTACGGTGGTGAACGATGCCAAGGAAGCAGAACGCTTCTTTAAAGTAGCCGTCGAAGCGTTCGACGCGGAATCGGTGAAGGAGTCCACGCTGATTATGGCGGGCGAAGATTTCGCTTACTATTTGCGCGAAGTTCCCGGATGCTTCATGTTCGTGGGAGCGGGCAATCCGGAATGCGGGGCGACGTTCCCGCATCATCACCCGCGTTTTGATATCGATGAACGCGCGATGCTGAAGTCGGCCAAGCTGATGGTTGCGATGGCGGAGGATTTTGCGGCAGAAGCCTTGTCTGGAGAATCCGAAGGATAG
- a CDS encoding CBS domain-containing protein — translation MTHSVKELMSTDCVTATLLDNVYELAVLMRDHDIGFVPIVDGKKLIGIVTDRDLVIRGYAAKHSGSTAVSEVMTTDMKTIDACTTVDEASKLMASSQIRRLPVVENGNLVGVVSIGDLAIQDIFVDEAGEALSGISQQGDASQAAYH, via the coding sequence GTGACACATTCAGTCAAAGAATTAATGTCGACGGACTGCGTGACGGCAACGCTGCTGGATAATGTCTACGAGCTAGCCGTATTGATGAGAGACCACGATATCGGGTTCGTACCGATCGTGGACGGGAAGAAGTTAATCGGCATCGTAACCGATCGTGATTTGGTCATTCGAGGCTATGCTGCGAAGCATTCGGGATCGACGGCCGTATCGGAAGTGATGACGACGGATATGAAGACGATCGATGCATGCACGACCGTCGACGAGGCGTCGAAGCTGATGGCGAGCAGCCAGATCAGGCGGCTTCCTGTCGTGGAGAACGGCAATCTCGTCGGAGTAGTATCGATCGGCGATTTGGCGATTCAGGACATATTCGTCGATGAAGCCGGCGAAGCGCTTAGCGGCATCTCCCAACAGGGGGATGCCTCGCAGGCTGCTTATCATTAA
- a CDS encoding DNA repair helicase XPB yields MMQRQNRPLCVQADLTVLLDDRHEQADAAREQLNRFADLTKRPGHIHTYRMTPMSLWNAAASGMVPEAIIEALKAYSSYELPLQVVSAIRKLGDRYGKLMLQHTTEGRLLLLGEEELLAMLCEKPAIAAALLPYRDEGKRSVKPEARGVMKQELIRLGYPVLDLAGYRHGEALELELRTHTAGGRSFQLRDYQERAVNLFYREGQVDGGSGVLVLPCGAGKTIIGIAALARLRCDTLILTSNVTSVNQWKAELIDKTSLREEEIGTYAASAKEVRPVTIATYQILTSRRQKSEEYAHMRLFNQRNWGLIIYDEVHLLPAPVFRMTAELQATRRLGLTATLVREDGREQDVFSLIGPKRFDLPWKTLETRKWIASLTCTEIRMPLAHREVEAYVAAEEKSKIRIAGENPDKVEAVRALLERHAGKPALVIGQYLTQLHRLGEELNAPVLTGELSHEERNALYTRFKSGDIPVLVVSKVANFAVDLPEAAVAIQVSGSYGSRQEEAQRIGRILRPKTGDNEAWFYTVVTQGSKETDYAGRRQLFLIEQGYRYSLMDWTELQTVLQAESPTNQEAAQ; encoded by the coding sequence ATGATGCAACGACAGAACCGTCCTCTATGCGTACAGGCTGATTTGACGGTGCTGCTGGATGACAGGCATGAACAGGCGGATGCGGCTCGCGAACAGTTGAACCGGTTTGCCGATCTGACGAAACGCCCCGGCCATATACACACTTACCGGATGACGCCGATGTCGCTCTGGAATGCCGCGGCGTCGGGGATGGTGCCGGAAGCCATTATTGAAGCGTTGAAGGCGTACAGCTCGTATGAACTGCCGCTGCAGGTGGTCAGCGCCATTCGTAAGCTAGGCGACCGTTACGGCAAACTCATGCTGCAGCATACGACGGAGGGGCGCCTGCTGCTGCTCGGAGAAGAGGAACTGTTAGCCATGCTCTGCGAGAAACCGGCGATCGCAGCTGCGCTGCTGCCTTATCGGGACGAAGGCAAGCGGAGCGTGAAACCCGAAGCGCGGGGCGTGATGAAGCAGGAATTGATCCGGCTCGGCTATCCGGTTCTGGATTTGGCGGGTTATCGGCATGGCGAGGCGCTGGAACTCGAACTGCGCACCCATACGGCAGGAGGACGATCGTTTCAACTGCGGGATTATCAGGAACGCGCGGTCAATTTATTTTATCGGGAAGGGCAGGTCGATGGAGGAAGCGGCGTGCTTGTTTTGCCATGCGGCGCGGGCAAGACGATTATCGGCATCGCGGCGCTTGCCCGCCTGCGCTGCGATACGCTCATTCTGACGTCCAATGTCACGTCGGTGAATCAGTGGAAAGCAGAACTGATCGATAAAACATCGCTTCGGGAAGAAGAGATCGGTACCTATGCGGCTTCGGCTAAAGAGGTTCGTCCCGTTACGATCGCCACTTATCAGATCTTAACGAGCCGCCGGCAGAAAAGCGAAGAATACGCGCATATGCGCCTGTTCAATCAGCGGAACTGGGGGCTGATCATCTACGACGAAGTACATCTGCTGCCGGCGCCCGTGTTCCGTATGACGGCTGAACTGCAGGCTACCCGCAGACTGGGCTTAACGGCGACGCTCGTGCGGGAAGACGGGCGGGAGCAGGACGTGTTCTCGTTAATAGGTCCCAAACGATTCGATTTGCCATGGAAAACACTGGAGACGCGCAAGTGGATTGCCTCGCTGACATGCACGGAGATACGCATGCCGCTGGCGCACCGGGAAGTTGAAGCTTACGTTGCCGCTGAAGAGAAGTCGAAAATACGCATCGCCGGCGAAAATCCCGACAAAGTCGAGGCCGTTCGCGCGCTCTTGGAGCGGCATGCCGGCAAACCGGCGCTGGTCATCGGCCAATATTTGACCCAGCTTCACCGGCTGGGGGAGGAGCTGAACGCTCCCGTTCTGACGGGAGAGCTGTCCCACGAAGAGCGCAATGCACTATACACGCGTTTCAAATCCGGCGATATACCGGTGCTGGTCGTGTCCAAGGTCGCCAACTTTGCCGTCGATTTGCCGGAAGCGGCCGTGGCGATTCAAGTATCCGGCAGCTACGGATCGAGACAGGAGGAAGCGCAGCGGATCGGCAGAATTTTGCGGCCGAAGACCGGCGACAACGAAGCTTGGTTTTATACCGTTGTGACGCAAGGATCGAAAGAGACCGATTACGCGGGCAGGCGGCAGTTGTTTCTAATCGAACAGGGCTATCGGTATTCGCTTATGGATTGGACAGAGCTGCAAACCGTCCTGCAAGCGGAAAGCCCGACTAATCAGGAGGCTGCCCAGTGA
- a CDS encoding helicase-associated domain-containing protein, whose product MNADQIAAKLTEADMAKLLSHNIWRGCHPVTWPETLTNPCCTAAAWPLLEEEAALALELIVSGFGALPFTEEQVLRAARPGIAGAALRLGLLRLADAGIIFTVRRGWGEKLFVLPLDSVLPWHHTIRSIRYELRTDTDWQTDAEIEIEMKTDWGSDDPRLTHVDPYAIEAMDDDGYVPPFSIQLLHALAQMNNAGLKLTSKQVLTKRTIAKGAGQLYMQDEALSALITPSPGPAAEAYPPALLFVLELALESGWLQEHNGSLELAADPWSAWLEQAPTVREAALLRQLTAVVCAQNAAAAAGAAVLSSLAPNTWYRIADIEAVCLDGQRLLARAHAPMIEVWCRLLKQMGWIEQGADSEGNPVIQWRIDPRPFKREEDPHENMSESDWNAVQLTPDGDLYVRERCSYSIRWQLETVADRRKIDYTTVYRMDADSYKRAAKAGFTRDSLAAYLEELTQEQLPDTVRAMIAGGMDEHEQGKIQAQADETTGKKSAVGSSDASRANLYFQNTDGGAYELLQDRMTVKLLFAGVDDIPSMWLKQFRTYHLSTRREMMEQALSWRTTVKLNCEGAITLFIPERIVEEDNRWAVSGYLQLNQHSQGAVKLYPNMWEEMMLVLPVPIGG is encoded by the coding sequence GTGAATGCGGATCAAATCGCAGCCAAATTAACGGAAGCGGATATGGCAAAGCTGCTGTCCCACAACATATGGCGCGGGTGCCATCCCGTAACTTGGCCGGAAACGTTGACGAATCCCTGCTGTACGGCAGCCGCGTGGCCCTTATTGGAAGAAGAGGCGGCCTTGGCGTTAGAATTGATCGTCAGCGGCTTCGGAGCCCTTCCCTTTACAGAGGAACAGGTGCTGCGGGCGGCACGGCCAGGCATCGCAGGCGCTGCTTTACGACTGGGACTGCTTCGACTCGCCGATGCCGGAATTATATTCACCGTGCGGAGAGGGTGGGGAGAGAAGCTGTTCGTGCTCCCGTTGGACAGCGTGCTGCCATGGCATCATACGATTAGAAGCATCCGGTACGAATTACGAACGGATACGGATTGGCAAACCGATGCGGAGATCGAGATCGAAATGAAAACCGATTGGGGATCCGATGATCCCAGGCTGACGCATGTCGATCCCTACGCCATTGAGGCCATGGACGACGATGGATACGTGCCCCCGTTCAGCATTCAACTGCTGCATGCGTTGGCGCAAATGAACAATGCCGGATTGAAGCTTACCTCGAAGCAGGTATTAACGAAGAGAACGATCGCGAAAGGCGCCGGCCAGCTATACATGCAAGACGAAGCTTTGTCGGCACTGATAACGCCATCGCCGGGGCCGGCCGCTGAAGCTTATCCGCCTGCGCTTTTATTCGTATTGGAGCTTGCGCTCGAATCAGGATGGCTTCAGGAGCATAACGGCAGCTTGGAGCTGGCTGCAGACCCGTGGAGCGCTTGGCTTGAACAAGCGCCGACGGTTCGGGAAGCGGCGCTGCTGCGCCAACTGACAGCGGTTGTGTGCGCTCAGAACGCCGCAGCTGCAGCAGGAGCAGCCGTCTTAAGCTCGCTTGCCCCGAACACCTGGTATCGGATTGCCGATATCGAAGCGGTTTGTTTGGACGGCCAGCGGCTGCTTGCCAGAGCGCATGCGCCAATGATCGAAGTCTGGTGCCGGTTGCTCAAACAAATGGGCTGGATCGAGCAAGGCGCGGACAGCGAGGGGAATCCGGTAATTCAATGGCGAATCGATCCTCGGCCGTTCAAACGGGAGGAAGATCCGCATGAAAATATGTCAGAATCCGATTGGAATGCGGTGCAGCTTACGCCAGATGGGGATCTATATGTCCGTGAGCGCTGTTCGTATTCGATTAGATGGCAGCTGGAAACCGTTGCCGATCGGAGGAAAATCGATTATACGACGGTTTACCGAATGGATGCCGACAGCTACAAGAGAGCGGCGAAAGCGGGATTTACGCGGGATTCCCTCGCGGCTTACCTGGAGGAACTGACGCAGGAGCAGCTGCCCGATACCGTGCGTGCGATGATTGCAGGCGGGATGGACGAGCATGAGCAAGGTAAAATCCAAGCGCAAGCGGACGAAACTACAGGGAAGAAATCTGCTGTGGGATCGTCGGATGCTTCGCGCGCCAATCTATATTTCCAAAATACCGATGGCGGAGCCTACGAGCTGCTGCAGGACCGTATGACCGTGAAGCTTTTATTTGCCGGCGTCGACGACATTCCTTCGATGTGGCTGAAACAGTTCAGAACGTATCATCTGTCGACCAGACGGGAGATGATGGAACAAGCATTGAGCTGGCGGACGACGGTCAAACTAAATTGCGAAGGCGCGATTACGCTGTTCATTCCCGAACGAATCGTCGAAGAAGACAATAGGTGGGCCGTTTCCGGATATCTGCAGCTCAACCAGCATTCCCAGGGAGCCGTTAAACTGTATCCCAATATGTGGGAGGAAATGATGTTGGTTCTTCCAGTGCCGATCGGCGGGTAA
- a CDS encoding YlbF family regulator — MGQLLLRAYDIGDLVNQSVEVAEYAYWKSVVDANEQVRELVKKFAKAKELFEECQRFGRFHPDYHAAKDKVQDVQQQLNEIDCVRQFKAAEQAVDDLLHAIAAEIAGAVSETIKVPSNDPLPKGGGCGSGGSCSCGSGGCG, encoded by the coding sequence ATGGGTCAGCTGCTTTTACGCGCCTACGACATTGGCGATTTAGTTAATCAGTCGGTGGAAGTCGCCGAATACGCATATTGGAAATCCGTTGTCGATGCAAACGAGCAAGTTCGCGAGCTCGTGAAGAAGTTCGCGAAAGCGAAGGAGCTTTTCGAGGAATGCCAACGGTTCGGAAGGTTTCATCCGGATTATCATGCGGCGAAGGATAAGGTGCAGGACGTTCAGCAGCAGTTGAACGAAATCGACTGCGTTCGCCAGTTTAAAGCGGCGGAGCAGGCGGTTGACGATTTGCTGCACGCCATTGCAGCCGAGATCGCCGGCGCCGTATCGGAAACGATCAAGGTGCCGAGCAACGATCCGCTGCCTAAAGGCGGGGGCTGCGGAAGCGGCGGTTCCTGCAGCTGCGGAAGCGGCGGCTGCGGATAA
- a CDS encoding YlbG family protein codes for MFSERLGYIVWVSDLKAARSLEKYGTVHYMSRKMHYVVMYMNADRADEVVRNMGRLPFVKRIERSYRNEIKTEYTQGVPDKTRFYSL; via the coding sequence ATGTTTTCGGAACGCTTGGGTTATATCGTATGGGTCAGCGATCTTAAAGCTGCTCGTTCGTTGGAGAAATACGGAACGGTTCATTACATGTCGCGCAAAATGCATTACGTCGTCATGTACATGAATGCCGATCGGGCAGACGAGGTTGTCCGCAATATGGGGCGCCTGCCTTTCGTGAAACGCATAGAACGTTCGTACCGCAATGAAATCAAGACGGAGTACACGCAGGGAGTTCCTGATAAAACCCGTTTTTACAGCTTGTAA
- a CDS encoding selenium metabolism-associated LysR family transcriptional regulator yields the protein MALNFHQLHIFYTVAERGSFSAAAQALHMTQPAVTMQVQSLEDYFGTKLLQRSTKRIELTEAGRALMPFAQRSIDLIRDTDLQMSKFTKQLKGRLQLGASLTIGEYILPRLLGPFGQEFPHIAISMKVMNTAQIMEEIVNHQLNFGLIEAPVNHPDMHMEAVLSDELKLIVGKSHPLAGESEVELEEVMKYPIVLREQGSGTRLVMEEQLRAKQMNVGDLKIVMELGSTGAVKSAVEAGLGISFVSASSVKHEVALGLIKTIPIRDVQFKRQFYSIFLKSALLPISAVTFLTFLRERDLQQWL from the coding sequence ATGGCGCTCAATTTTCATCAGCTACACATCTTTTACACGGTTGCGGAGCGCGGCAGCTTCTCGGCGGCGGCTCAGGCTTTGCATATGACGCAGCCGGCAGTGACGATGCAGGTTCAATCGCTGGAAGATTATTTCGGCACGAAGCTGCTGCAGCGTTCGACCAAGCGGATCGAGCTTACGGAAGCCGGAAGGGCGCTCATGCCGTTCGCCCAGCGGAGCATCGATTTGATTCGCGACACCGATTTGCAAATGTCCAAATTCACCAAACAGCTTAAAGGCCGGCTGCAGCTTGGCGCGAGCTTGACGATCGGGGAATATATTTTGCCGCGGCTGCTTGGCCCGTTCGGACAGGAATTTCCGCATATCGCGATCAGCATGAAAGTGATGAACACGGCCCAGATCATGGAAGAAATCGTGAATCACCAGCTTAATTTCGGCTTGATCGAAGCGCCTGTCAACCATCCGGACATGCATATGGAAGCGGTCCTGAGCGATGAACTGAAGCTGATCGTCGGCAAGTCGCATCCGCTCGCAGGGGAGAGCGAAGTCGAACTCGAAGAAGTGATGAAATATCCCATTGTCCTTCGGGAGCAGGGCTCCGGCACGCGGCTCGTCATGGAAGAACAACTGAGGGCGAAACAGATGAACGTCGGCGATTTGAAAATCGTGATGGAGTTGGGAAGCACGGGCGCGGTTAAGTCTGCCGTCGAAGCGGGGCTCGGCATTTCATTCGTTTCCGCTTCGTCGGTCAAGCACGAGGTGGCGCTTGGTTTGATCAAGACGATACCGATTCGGGACGTGCAATTCAAACGGCAATTTTATTCGATCTTCCTGAAATCCGCGCTGCTTCCGATTTCCGCCGTTACGTTCCTGACATTTCTGAGAGAGAGGGATCTGCAGCAATGGCTATGA
- a CDS encoding PHP domain-containing protein encodes MAMNLTGKADLHTHTTASDGMQRPADNVAIAKAKGLAAIAITDHDTVDGIDEAMEAGERLGITVVPGVEISTVAEGIDIHVLGYYMDWKDSGWRSKLERLLTLREQRNEMIIEKLNGLGMAVTLQDIEDEARAHGKDSGSMGRPHIAAVLIKKGYVGSMQEAFDRYLAQGAAAYANPPRLHPFEALAWIREAGGTSVIAHPGLYGNDELVREIVADGAQGIEVYHSDHDEADEARYLKLAEEFGLIVTGGSDFHGERQGVIFHGDIGSRTVDASVLDLLNPAGLA; translated from the coding sequence ATGGCTATGAATCTAACCGGCAAGGCGGATTTGCATACGCATACAACGGCATCCGACGGCATGCAGCGGCCGGCCGACAATGTCGCGATCGCGAAAGCGAAGGGACTGGCCGCGATCGCCATTACCGATCACGATACGGTGGACGGCATCGATGAAGCGATGGAAGCGGGAGAACGGCTGGGCATTACGGTCGTGCCAGGCGTCGAGATCAGTACCGTTGCAGAGGGCATTGATATTCATGTCTTGGGTTATTACATGGATTGGAAAGACTCGGGCTGGCGGAGCAAGCTGGAACGCCTTCTTACCCTGCGCGAACAGCGAAACGAGATGATTATCGAGAAACTGAACGGGCTCGGCATGGCAGTAACGCTGCAGGATATTGAAGACGAAGCCAGAGCGCATGGCAAAGACAGCGGCTCCATGGGAAGACCCCATATCGCTGCCGTGCTGATCAAGAAAGGGTATGTCGGCTCCATGCAGGAAGCGTTCGACCGTTATCTGGCGCAGGGGGCAGCAGCCTATGCAAACCCGCCGCGGCTTCATCCGTTCGAAGCGCTTGCCTGGATCCGCGAAGCGGGCGGAACGAGCGTTATCGCGCATCCTGGACTATATGGCAACGATGAACTCGTTCGGGAGATCGTCGCCGATGGCGCGCAAGGCATCGAAGTATACCACTCCGATCATGACGAAGCCGACGAGGCGCGGTATTTGAAGCTTGCCGAAGAATTCGGTTTGATCGTAACCGGCGGATCGGATTTTCATGGCGAACGGCAGGGCGTTATCTTTCACGGGGACATCGGAAGCCGGACTGTCGATGCGTCCGTGCTGGATCTGTTGAACCCGGCCGGCTTGGCGTAA